The following coding sequences are from one Eucalyptus grandis isolate ANBG69807.140 chromosome 11, ASM1654582v1, whole genome shotgun sequence window:
- the LOC104425030 gene encoding glycogen debranching enzyme (The RefSeq protein has 1 substitution compared to this genomic sequence), with protein sequence MEFPSEFSEASSQKRIGGRGKIEIKRIENTTNRQVTFCKRRNGLLKKAYELSVLCDAEVALIVFSSRGRLYEYANNSVRGTIERYKKASSDSSHPQSVSEVNTQFYQQEASKLRRQIREIQVSNRHILGEGISDLSFKDLKNLESKLEKSISRVRSKKNEMLFAEIEYMQKREIELQNDNMYLRAKIAENEGAQQQQQQGSDHHFNMPGSSSVYEALPSQPAYDRNFLQVNVLEPNHQSYSRFDHTALQLV encoded by the exons ATGGAGTTCCCGAGTGAATTTTCAGAGGCCTCTTCACAGAAGAGAATCGGGGGGAGAGGGAAAATAGAGATCAAACGGATCGAGAACACGACGAACCGGCAGGTCACCTTTTGTAAACGCCGGAACGGGTTGTTGAAGAAGGCTTATGAGCTATCGGTGTTGTGCGATGCTGAAGTGGCGCTTATTGTCTTCTCGAGCCGTGGCAGGCTCTATGAATATGCTAACAACAG TGTCAGAGGAACAATTGAGAGGTACAAGAAAGCAAGCAGTGATTCCTCACATCCACAGTCCGTTTCTGAAGTGAACACTCAG TTTTATCAGCAAGAAGCATCCAAGCTTCGGAGACAGATAAGAGAAATCCAGGTCTCAAATAG GCATATTCTAGGTGAGGGTATAAGTGATTTGAGCTTCAAGGATCTCAAGAATCTCGAGAGCAAATTAGAGAAATCGATCAGCCGAGTTAGATCAAAGAAG AATGAGATGCTTTTTGCCGAGATTGAGTACATGCAGAAGAGG GAAATTGAGCTGCAAAATGATAACATGTATCTGAGAGCAaag ATAGCTGAGAACGAGGGAgcacaacagcagcagcagcaagggAGTGATCATCACTTCAACATGCCGGGATCGTCGTCAGTGTACGAGGCGCTGCCGTCTCAGCCTGCATACGATCGCaacttcctgcaagtcaatgtCCTGGAACCAAATCACCAATCTTATTCTCGATCCGACCACACTGCCCTCCAACTCGTCTAA
- the LOC104425030 gene encoding glycogen debranching enzyme isoform X1 has product MEFPSEFSEASSQKRIGGRGKIEIKRIENTTNRQVTFCKRRNGLLKKAYELSVLCDAEVALIVFSSRGRLYEYANNSVRGTIERYKKASSDSSHPQSVSEVNTQFYQQEASKLRRQIREIQVSNRHILGEGISDLSFKDLKNLESKLEKSISRVRSKKNEMLFAEIEYMQKRGLVQEIELQNDNMYLRAKIAENEGAQQQQQQGSDHHFNMPGSSSVYEALPSQPAYDRNFLQVNVLEPNHQSYSRSDHTALQLV; this is encoded by the exons ATGGAGTTCCCGAGTGAATTTTCAGAGGCCTCTTCACAGAAGAGAATCGGGGGGAGAGGGAAAATAGAGATCAAACGGATCGAGAACACGACGAACCGGCAGGTCACCTTTTGTAAACGCCGGAACGGGTTGTTGAAGAAGGCTTATGAGCTATCGGTGTTGTGCGATGCTGAAGTGGCGCTTATTGTCTTCTCGAGCCGTGGCAGGCTCTATGAATATGCTAACAACAG TGTCAGAGGAACAATTGAGAGGTACAAGAAAGCAAGCAGTGATTCCTCACATCCACAGTCCGTTTCTGAAGTGAACACTCAG TTTTATCAGCAAGAAGCATCCAAGCTTCGGAGACAGATAAGAGAAATCCAGGTCTCAAATAG GCATATTCTAGGTGAGGGTATAAGTGATTTGAGCTTCAAGGATCTCAAGAATCTCGAGAGCAAATTAGAGAAATCGATCAGCCGAGTTAGATCAAAGAAG AATGAGATGCTTTTTGCCGAGATTGAGTACATGCAGAAGAGG GGCCTTGTGCAGGAAATTGAGCTGCAAAATGATAACATGTATCTGAGAGCAaag ATAGCTGAGAACGAGGGAgcacaacagcagcagcagcaagggAGTGATCATCACTTCAACATGCCGGGATCGTCGTCAGTGTACGAGGCGCTGCCGTCTCAGCCTGCATACGATCGCaacttcctgcaagtcaatgtCCTGGAACCAAATCACCAATCTTATTCTCGATCCGACCACACTGCCCTCCAACTCGTCTAA
- the LOC104425031 gene encoding trifunctional UDP-glucose 4,6-dehydratase/UDP-4-keto-6-deoxy-D-glucose 3,5-epimerase/UDP-4-keto-L-rhamnose-reductase RHM1: MATAYTPKNILITGAAGFIASHVCNRLIRNYPGYKIVVLDKLDYCSNLKNLLPSRSSPNFKFIKGDIASADLVNFILLTESIDTIMHFAAQTHVDNSFGNSFEFTKNNIYGTHVLLEACKVTGQIRRFIHVSTDEVYGETDEDAVVGNHEASQLLPTNPYSATKAGAEMLVMAYGRSYGLPVITTRGNNVYGPNQFPEKLIPKFILLAMKGQPLPIHGDGSNVRSYLYCEDVAEAFEVILHKGEVGHVYNIGTKKERRVIDVAKEVCRLFKMDPDTHIKFVENRPFNDQRYFLDDQKLKNLGWFERTVWEEGLRKTMEWYVSNPDWWGDVSGALLPHPKMLMVPGIERKFDGPDVNNSSSYAVENHTPNGMVVRDPKSSPSAQKPTLKFLIYGRTGWIGGLLGKICEKQRIPFEYGKGRLENAAQILADIQTVKPTHVFNAAGVTGRPNVDWCETHKPETIRTNVVGTLTLADVCRERGLLMMNYATGCIFEYDETHPLGSGIGFKEEDKPNFIGSFYSKTKAMVEELLKEYDNVCTLRVRMPISSDLSNPRNFITKISRYNKVVNIPNSMTILDELLPISVEMAKRNLRGIWNFTNPGAVSHNEILEMYKAYIDPDFKWVNFTLEEQAKVIVAPRSNNEMDASKLKREFPELLSIKDSLIKYVFEPNKRTSIA, translated from the exons ATGGCTACCGCATACACACCAAAGAACATTCTCATAACTGGGGCTGCCGGCTTTATTGCATCCCATGTCTGCAACCGGCTTATTCGGAACTACCCTGGTTATAAGATTGTGGTCCTGGACAAGCTTGATTATTGTTCGAATCTGAAAAACCTGCTTCCATCGCGATCCTCTCCCAACTTCAAGTTCATCAAGGGGGACATTGCCAGTGCTGATCTTGTCAATTTCATCCTCCTTACTGAGTCCATTGACACCATCATGCACTTTGCAGCCCAGACCCATGTGGACAACTCTTTTGGTAACAGCTTTGAGTTCACCAAAAATAACATCTATGGAACCCATGTACTTTTAGAAGCATGCAAAGTCACCGGCCAGATCAGGAGGTTCATCCATGTGAGCACTGATGAAGTTTATGGGGAGACTGACGAGGATGCCGTGGTTGGTAATCATGAGGCTTCTCAACTGCTCCCGACAAACCCATATTCTGCCACAAAAGCAGGTGCAGAAATGCTTGTTATGGCTTATGGGCGATCATATGGGCTACCTGTCATAACTACCAGAGGGAACAACGTCTATGGCCCCAATCAATTTCCTGAGAAGTTGATCCCAAAATTTATCTTGCTTGCCATGAAAGGACAGCCCCTTCCAATTCATGGGGATGGATCGAATGTACGTAGTTATCTCTACTGTGAGGATGTTGCAGAGGCGTTTGAAGTTATTCTCCACAAGGGTGAGGTGGGCCATGTTTACAACATTGGGACTAAGAAGGAGAGGAGAGTGATTGATGTGGCCAAGGAAGTCTGCAGACTTTTTAAGATGGACCCTGATACACACATAAAGTTTGTGGAGAACAGGCCCTTCAATGACCAAAGATATTTCCTAGATGACCAAAAGTTGAAGAACTTGGGATGGTTTGAACGGACCGTGTGGGAGGAGGGCCTAAGAAAGACAATGGAGTGGTACGTCAGCAATCCGGATTGGTGGGGAGATGTTTCTGGAGCACTGCTTCCTCATCCTAAAATGCTCATGGTCCCGGGGATCGAAAGAAAATTTGATGGGCCGGATGTCAACAACTCTTCCTCCTATGCGGTGGAAAATCATACTCCTAATGGGATGGTGGTTCGAGATCCGAAGAGCAGTCCCTCTGCTCAAAAGCCCACTTTGAAGTTCTTGATTTATGGCAGAACGGGTTGGATCGGTGGCCTACTGGGGAAGATCTGTGAGAAGCAAAGAATTCCATTCGAGTATGGAAAGGGACGATTGGAGAACGCTGCACAGATCTTGGCAGACATTCAGACTGTAAAGCCCACACATGTATTCAATGCTGCTGGAGTGACTGGGAGACCAAATGTTGATTGGTGTGAAACTCACAAACCTGAGACAATCCGCACGAATGTCGTTGGCACGCTAACCTTGGCTGATGTGTGCAGAGAGCGTGGGCTCCTAATGATGAATTATGCTACTGGCTGTATATTTGAGTATGATGAAACACACCCGTTGGGGTCAGGAATCGGTTTTAAAGAGGAAGACAAGCCAAATTTCATTGGTTCCTTCTATTCTAAAACCAAAGCCATG GTTGAAGAGCTTCTGAAGGAATATGACAATGTTTGCACTCTAAGAGTGCGAATGCCAATATCTTCTGATTTGAGCAATCCCCGTAACTTTATCACAAAGATTTCGCGATACAACAAGGTGGTCAACATCCCAAATAGCATGACCATCTTGGATGAACTTTTGCCAATTTCAGTTGAGATGGCCAAGAGGAACTTGAGGGGTATATGGAACTTCACCAATCCCGGGGCGGTTAGCCACAACGAGATCTTGGAGATGTATAAGGCCTACATCGACCCTGATTTCAAGTGGGTCAACTTCACTTTGGAAGAGCAGGCCAAGGTGATTGTCGCGCCACGAAGCAACAACGAGATGGACGCGTCAAAGCTGAAGCGGGAATTCCCTGAGTTATTATCCATTAAGGACTCACTCATAAAGTATGTCTTTGAACCCAATAAGAGAACTTCTATCGCCTGA